In candidate division KSB1 bacterium, the genomic window TGCAGAAGGATTTCGTAATTCAAGGGGGAGATATCCTCAGCCGGGACGCGGACGTTACCAACGATGGCACGGGGAGCGCCGGTTATCGAATTCCTGCCGAGTTCAACGACATTCCCCATGAGAAGGGGACCGTGTCCATGGCGCGCGGCCGCGATCCCAACAGCGCGGGAACGCAGTTCTTCATCTGCCTCAAGCGTCTGCCCTTTCTGGATCGACAGTACACCGCTTTTGGAAAAGTGATCGAAGGGCTGGACGTCCTGGACAAGATCGCGGCCGTGGAGACCACACAGCAGCCTCGAATGCAGGAGAAAAGCCGGCCGACAAAGCCAGTCTACATCCGACGCGTGTACATGATCACCCAATGAGAAACACCGCGGGTATCCGGATTTCGGTCTTGTTCCTCCTCTCGCTCTCTGCGACGAACGGGGCTCTTCCCTATGGGGGCGAGCGCTACTGGGTTTTTTTCCGGGACAAGGGACCGGCCCACCTGGCCAAGCAACGGCTCGAAGAAGCGCAAAGGGAGTTGGGCGCCCGTACGCTGCTCCGCCGCAGCAAGGTGCTGCCCGTGGGCAGCTTGATCGACTCCACGGATTACCCGGTATGGTCTCCCTACGCGGAGGCGGTTGCTGCCCTGGGCGCCAGGATTGTTATCGACTCGCGCTGGCTGAACGCGGTGTCGGTGGAAGTCGACGAGTCGCAGATCCCGCTGATCCGGTCGCTGCCCTTCGTACGGAAAGTGCAGCGGGTGGCCCGGTGGAGGAGGGTGGTGGCTCGGGAGGAGGTTCAAACCTTTCGCCTTGCTGCCCAGCCGGCGGGTCTTCGCTACGACTACGGTCCCTCCTACAACCAGCTTGCGATGCTGAGGGTGCCCGAATTGCACGCCTGGGGCGTCTACGGCGGCGGCATCCTGGTGGGAATGCTGGACTCAGGTTATGATTGGCAGGAGCACGAAGCGCTCCAGGCGCTCCGCGTCCTCGGGGAGTGGGACTTCATCTGGAACGATGCTGTCACTTCGGACCAGAATGGGCAGGACTACCCTGGGCAAGCTAACCATGGGACCCAAACGCTCTCGGTGATCGCGGCTTTTCGACCCGGTTCCCTGATTGGGCCGGCCTTTGCTGCCTCCTTCTACCTCGCCAAGACAGAACGGGTGGCCGATCTGCAGGGCCAAGATTTCGAGCAGCCAATCGAGGAAGACTACTGGGTGGCCGGCCTGGAGTGGCTGGAACGCAACGGAGTGGACATCGTGTCCACCTCACTGGGCTACAGCGATTGGTACACCCCGGCCGACATGGACGGGAACACAGCCGTGGTCACAATTGCCGCCGACCTGGCGGTGAAGAAAGGTGTCTTCGTCGCTGCCTCTGCAGGCAACATGGGGGATCGCTCTTGGCGAATTGTCACCGCGCCCGCCGATGGGGACAGCGTGGTGGCGGTCGGGGCCGTCCGCCCAGACGGCCTGATTGCTCGCTTCAGTTCCCAGGGGCCTACGGCCGACGGTCGTATTAAGCCGGACGTGGTGGCGCAGGGGGTAGGTGTGTACGCCGTGGCCGCACGAACGCGCTCCGGCTACGCCTACGTACAGGGGACTTCCTTCTCCTGCCCCCTGGTCGCAGGGGTAGCGGCGCTGATTCTCTCGGCACATCCGGATCTGGATCCCATCCGCTTGCGGGATGCCCTGAGGTCCACGGCGAGCCGTGCTTCCTCGCCTGACACCCTCTACGGCTGGGGAATCGTGGACGCCGCCGAGGCCGCCCTGTCGATCGGCCCCGTTTTCAGCAACGTCCCCTGGGCCAGGACGCTGCCCGATGGGAGGCTGGAGGTGCGAACCTTCGCCGTCTCGCGGGCGGGCTTTCTGCCCGGAAGTTTGGAGCTCCACTACCGGGTTCAGGGAGGTCAGGAACGCAGCATCCCAATGTCGCCCACAGATACCGTAGGCCAATACCGGGCCGTCCTTGGGCCGATCCCGTTCGGCACGGAGCTTCGGCTGTGGTTCGCGGCCGTGGATCGTGAGCGCGGGCAACTCCGTTTCCCGCGCTTTTTTGTGGACTCTTTCCGTTACGTCATGGGGGAACAGGAGATTCCTCCCCCTTGGCGGGAATTGCCGCGCGAGTTCACCCTGGACCCGTGCTACCCCAATCCGTTCCGCGCATTTACCAGCGTCTCCGTTGCACTGGAGAAGCCCAGAGCCGTGAGCATCGAGGTATTCGATGTGCGCGGACGCCTGGTGTCCACGCTACTCTCAGGTAGGACATTGGCCGCCGGCCGCTACCGGTTCGAGTGGCATGGACTGGACCAGTCCTCGCAGAGGGTGGGTGCGGGAGTTTATCTGATCCGGGTCGGCGTGGACGGTTCAACCTACTGGCGGAAGGTGACCTTGCTCAGATAGGGGCGGTACGGAGGTGTGGGGTTGAGCCCCTGAAGCCGTGGTCAGTTTTGCAATAAGCGTAGCCACTGTGCTCTTGTCGAGGTGAGAACGATGCGCAGCGTGTTCACGAGGTTGTTCGGGCAATCGCCCTTCGGGCGAATTGGCGAGCACATGGATCGGGTGCAACAATGCGTGGACTTCGTCCCACGGATGATCGACACCCTGATCGCGCAGGATTTTGCGCAGCTCGAACAAATGGCCAAGCAAGTGTTCAAATTGGAGCACGAGGCGGACATCGTGAAGGGGGAGATCCGCGATCATCTGCCCAAGAGCATCTTCTTGCCGGTGGACCGTGCTGATCTCTTGACCTACCTCAAGGAGCAGGACGCCATTGCGGACGCAGTCGAGGACCTGGCCGTGGTCCTGACGATCCGCGCGATCCGAGTGCCCGAAGCCCTTGAGGAAGACCTGCGGGCTTTTGCCGCACGGTCGGTGGACGCGTGCCGCCTGGCCGGCCGTCTGGTCAGCGACATCGGCAACCTGTTGATCTCCGGGTTTGGCCAGGCCGAGGTGGGGCAGGTTCTGGAAAAGGTGGCGAACCTGGGGATCATCGAATGGGAAACGGACAAAATGCAGCAGAAACTGGTGAAGAAGCTTTTCACGATCAATCCCCAGCCCGATCCCCTCAACACCTTCTTCCTCATGAAAGTCTTCGAGCAGATCGACAATCTTGCAGACCATGCCGAGAATTTGGGGGATCTGATCCGCATGATGGTCTCCAAGGGCTGAGTCGCTTCGCGCTCCCTCTCGCGAAGAGCGAAGCCGCCCGGAGGGCATAGGGATATCGAGCGCGAGGGCGAAAGCCTCTGGACGCAAGAAAGGACTACGGAGCCGGTCGCGCCATGTCCTCCGGACAGGCCCGCGAGTGGAGCGGAGAAAGGGCAAAGCCAAGCTACGAGGAGCGGATCCGGAACCAGAAGGATTGGGCGGCGAAGGGCTTAGGAACGGTTGCGAAAGACAGGGGATCCCGCGAGGATGTGTCTGGCTCTGCAGCAAAGGACTTAGTCTACGGAGGATCGATCAGGGATGGGTTTATCTGACATGGTCCTTCTCGCCACGGCCGTAGCGGCTGGGCTGTACATGGCCTGGAACATCGGGGCCAACGATGTGGCCAATTCCATGGCGAGCGCAGTGGGGGCCAAGGCGATTACCCTGAAGCAGGCTGTTGCGATTGCGGCGGTGTTGGAGTTTACCGGCGCGTTTTTCGTCGGGAACCACGTAACCAAGACAATTGCGGTTGGTTTGGTGCGAAGCGACGTGCTCCCGGATCAACGCACGCTAATGTTAGGGGCTTTGGCGGCGGTGCTGGCCGCAGGCTTATGGGTTTTCCTGGCTACCTGGAAGGAAATGCCGGTCAGCACCACCCACTCGATCGTGGGGGCCATGGTGGGTTTCGGATTTGTTCTGGGTGGGGTACGTGCGGTGATCTGGTCCACCGTGGCGAAAGTGGTCCTCAGTTGGATTGTTTCCCCTTTAATGGGTGGGCTCCTCTCCTATGCCCTTTTCAAGCTTATCGTCCGCTCCATTTTCTCCGCGGCCGACCCAATAAGGCGTGGGGAGCGACTGATCCCTCTATTTGTGGTGGCCGCTGCTTGGGTCATTGTGACCTCGTTGCTGGCAAAGACCCCCTTCGGAAAGAAGGTATCGGGCTGGAGCGGAATCGAAATCACCCTTGGCCGAGCTATGGTCATCGGCCTCGTGGCGGGAATCGTCGCGGGCCTCTTTGCGGCTGTGTACATCTATACCCGGGTGAAAACCGGTAGGCGCAGCTATGCGGATGTGGAGATGCTCTTCCGCCGCCTTCAGGTGCTTACCTCCTGCTACGTGGCTTTCGCCCACGGCGCCAACGATGTGGCCAACGCCGTAGGCCCCGTCGCTACCTTCTACACCATCTTCCGGGAAGGGAGCGTCGGTAAATTCGTGGAGGTACCCCCCTTGCTCCTGGCTCTCGGTGGACTTGGGATCAGTCTTGGGGTGGCGACGTGGGGATATAAGGTGATCAACACTCTGGGAAGCAAGATCACCGTGCTCACCAACACGCGCGGCTTCAGCGTGGACATGGCTGTGGCGACCACCGTACTTGTGGCCTCCAAGTTCGGGATGCCGATCTCCACCACTCATACGGCGGTGGGAGCCGTCATCGGCGTAGGGCTTGCGCGCGGGATCGATGCCCTGAATCTTGAGGTGCTCTGGAACATCGCCGTATCCTGGCTGCTCACAGTGCCGGCCGCGGCCCTTTCCAGTGGATTGATTTTCGGCCTGCTCACGCTGGTTTTCTGACCGATCCGTCCGGGGTCAGCGAGCTACCAGGAGTGCCACGGTTTCGATGTGGGCGGTGTGGGGGAACATGTCTACGGGGCAGATGCG contains:
- a CDS encoding S8 family serine peptidase gives rise to the protein MRNTAGIRISVLFLLSLSATNGALPYGGERYWVFFRDKGPAHLAKQRLEEAQRELGARTLLRRSKVLPVGSLIDSTDYPVWSPYAEAVAALGARIVIDSRWLNAVSVEVDESQIPLIRSLPFVRKVQRVARWRRVVAREEVQTFRLAAQPAGLRYDYGPSYNQLAMLRVPELHAWGVYGGGILVGMLDSGYDWQEHEALQALRVLGEWDFIWNDAVTSDQNGQDYPGQANHGTQTLSVIAAFRPGSLIGPAFAASFYLAKTERVADLQGQDFEQPIEEDYWVAGLEWLERNGVDIVSTSLGYSDWYTPADMDGNTAVVTIAADLAVKKGVFVAASAGNMGDRSWRIVTAPADGDSVVAVGAVRPDGLIARFSSQGPTADGRIKPDVVAQGVGVYAVAARTRSGYAYVQGTSFSCPLVAGVAALILSAHPDLDPIRLRDALRSTASRASSPDTLYGWGIVDAAEAALSIGPVFSNVPWARTLPDGRLEVRTFAVSRAGFLPGSLELHYRVQGGQERSIPMSPTDTVGQYRAVLGPIPFGTELRLWFAAVDRERGQLRFPRFFVDSFRYVMGEQEIPPPWRELPREFTLDPCYPNPFRAFTSVSVALEKPRAVSIEVFDVRGRLVSTLLSGRTLAAGRYRFEWHGLDQSSQRVGAGVYLIRVGVDGSTYWRKVTLLR
- a CDS encoding inorganic phosphate transporter, which gives rise to MGLSDMVLLATAVAAGLYMAWNIGANDVANSMASAVGAKAITLKQAVAIAAVLEFTGAFFVGNHVTKTIAVGLVRSDVLPDQRTLMLGALAAVLAAGLWVFLATWKEMPVSTTHSIVGAMVGFGFVLGGVRAVIWSTVAKVVLSWIVSPLMGGLLSYALFKLIVRSIFSAADPIRRGERLIPLFVVAAAWVIVTSLLAKTPFGKKVSGWSGIEITLGRAMVIGLVAGIVAGLFAAVYIYTRVKTGRRSYADVEMLFRRLQVLTSCYVAFAHGANDVANAVGPVATFYTIFREGSVGKFVEVPPLLLALGGLGISLGVATWGYKVINTLGSKITVLTNTRGFSVDMAVATTVLVASKFGMPISTTHTAVGAVIGVGLARGIDALNLEVLWNIAVSWLLTVPAAALSSGLIFGLLTLVF
- a CDS encoding peptidylprolyl isomerase, whose protein sequence is MNGRKIASIGVVLLLVVGGCKKSPGAKGIGTARPCETLTQEEIQQIIARVNAAPLEPVQPNERVVVETDFGRMVIQLFTEKAPLHTQYFKRLAKTGFYDCTLFHRVQKDFVIQGGDILSRDADVTNDGTGSAGYRIPAEFNDIPHEKGTVSMARGRDPNSAGTQFFICLKRLPFLDRQYTAFGKVIEGLDVLDKIAAVETTQQPRMQEKSRPTKPVYIRRVYMITQ
- a CDS encoding TIGR00153 family protein, with product MRSVFTRLFGQSPFGRIGEHMDRVQQCVDFVPRMIDTLIAQDFAQLEQMAKQVFKLEHEADIVKGEIRDHLPKSIFLPVDRADLLTYLKEQDAIADAVEDLAVVLTIRAIRVPEALEEDLRAFAARSVDACRLAGRLVSDIGNLLISGFGQAEVGQVLEKVANLGIIEWETDKMQQKLVKKLFTINPQPDPLNTFFLMKVFEQIDNLADHAENLGDLIRMMVSKG